One window of Daphnia carinata strain CSIRO-1 chromosome 7, CSIRO_AGI_Dcar_HiC_V3, whole genome shotgun sequence genomic DNA carries:
- the LOC130690819 gene encoding uncharacterized protein LOC130690819 isoform X1: MAGPGALKNTMREREFQAEAMKSGRSIKKNHIVAAEREGYTGRRQRANRCSCQRLPPVPKRNDPAPVPYPPAHDNYIVFNAKHVEGTHSHEPKSQIVDSKDGHVMELEKSGLIPHYTTKSTFGRIPNYLKNDHSQHAETSSECQIEPKTAQERPKAARPVNKEIARLQQRWIELEKRLGLISFSRPDKREAIEDELRSIELTLRMAASS, translated from the exons ATGGCTGGACCAGGTGCGCTAAAAAATACTATGAG GGAACGAGAATTTCAAGCCGAGGCTATGAAATCGGGTCGATCGATCAAAAAAAATCACATCGTCGCTGCTGAAAGAGAAG GATACACCGGCAGGAGACAGAGGGCCAATCGTTGTTCGTGCCAACGGCTTCCGCCAGTTCCTAAGAGAAATGATCCGGCACCTGTTCCCTACCCTCCTGCCCACGACAATTATATCGTATTTAACGCTAAACATGTGGAGGGAACTCATTCTCATGAGCCGAAATCACAAATAGTTGATTCCAAAGATGGACATGTTATGGAACTGGAGAAATCGGGGCTTATTCCTCATTATACTACTAAATCG ACTTTCGGCCGGATACCCAATTATCTGAAAAACGACCATTCCCAACATGCGGAAACGTCAAGCGAGTGTCAAATAGAACCAAAAACAGCACAAGAGCGCCCCAAAGCAGCGCGCCCTGTCAACAAGGAGATAGCG AGACTTCAGCAGCGCTGGATCGAGCTCGAGAAACGTCTGGGATTAATTAGCTTTTCACGGCCGGATAAACGCGAGGCTATCGAGGACGAATTGCGTAGCATTGAGCTAACTCTTCGCATGGCCGCCTCCAGTTAA
- the LOC130690819 gene encoding uncharacterized protein LOC130690819 isoform X2, which produces MKSGRSIKKNHIVAAEREGYTGRRQRANRCSCQRLPPVPKRNDPAPVPYPPAHDNYIVFNAKHVEGTHSHEPKSQIVDSKDGHVMELEKSGLIPHYTTKSTFGRIPNYLKNDHSQHAETSSECQIEPKTAQERPKAARPVNKEIARLQQRWIELEKRLGLISFSRPDKREAIEDELRSIELTLRMAASS; this is translated from the exons ATGAAATCGGGTCGATCGATCAAAAAAAATCACATCGTCGCTGCTGAAAGAGAAG GATACACCGGCAGGAGACAGAGGGCCAATCGTTGTTCGTGCCAACGGCTTCCGCCAGTTCCTAAGAGAAATGATCCGGCACCTGTTCCCTACCCTCCTGCCCACGACAATTATATCGTATTTAACGCTAAACATGTGGAGGGAACTCATTCTCATGAGCCGAAATCACAAATAGTTGATTCCAAAGATGGACATGTTATGGAACTGGAGAAATCGGGGCTTATTCCTCATTATACTACTAAATCG ACTTTCGGCCGGATACCCAATTATCTGAAAAACGACCATTCCCAACATGCGGAAACGTCAAGCGAGTGTCAAATAGAACCAAAAACAGCACAAGAGCGCCCCAAAGCAGCGCGCCCTGTCAACAAGGAGATAGCG AGACTTCAGCAGCGCTGGATCGAGCTCGAGAAACGTCTGGGATTAATTAGCTTTTCACGGCCGGATAAACGCGAGGCTATCGAGGACGAATTGCGTAGCATTGAGCTAACTCTTCGCATGGCCGCCTCCAGTTAA
- the LOC130687592 gene encoding protein AF-10-like isoform X1 codes for MKEMVGGCCVCSDDRGWTENPLVYCDGAGCTVAVHQACYGIVAVPSGPWFCRKCESQERAARVQRCELCPSKDGALKRTDNTGWAHVVCALYIPEVRFGNVSTMEPIILSMVPPERFNKSCYICENQGRESKSKIGACMNCNKQGCKLHFHVTCAQAMGLLCEEAGNYMDNVKYCGYCQHHYSKLKKGANLKTIPAFKPLPPVGASTDPAFSEKSLPISSGSTWTGQPPSVTSNCNGSKEKQRKKPGRKSSTQVSPKAGNSRDSASSSVIVEGPSTSDDSKMKPSKSEVIPFANVLAGVGLVPGPRVSMTDQNNIGLEKHEPSEIAKQENARISDNINSSGAKKNDKYNESSKPSGSIISGNVSAPAETPSINIKLDKSRASRRKISIRSTSPTSQGGNDTESTMSSMSDQGLASSVEQFAASEQCAKGPTIVKVESPSIPETQPSTLHSVIVSSATAAQQESTQMQSSQSVPQRAVSPLVISACSGSSNQIPSDQAKLNYGDIYQNTEKELSRPISSATPAKKPRRGRTPKVSAPVVPESPPSSPDSAGVEQQPKRRKKATKSVPVGVHNDDQHNFSAAINRAEIFQPSHVNQPASQTTESALRRESPCVNQMARENVNVSKAPEHVVLPTFPIASTLPVGNAGTKDLSPYKDIAGSSIGKENSLYLRNGITAPHMLGNQLNLNSSVAQKMTDTLVAEVEAHSVTDQPSPLGKNTNFVGVPFPFRTVSPSLKPSTQSGNSVPAFPHSLGELLERQWEQGSQFLMEQAQHFDIASLLSCLHNLKEENMRLEDHVANLNRRRDHLLAVNARLSVPLQSNQMTYTSNVGTTPDRSTPGTGHAVGHGLRYSPQDRERNSRATPYLPQMDNGIGISEHLPASIGNAFSTTHSNHRSPASSSHLSDRVIPSPVIVSSRMNHVYHPVPSGGAISLPSTMSPVQGSSGFMSEGRNLTVLRSPSSTPEMRPEVARSTPSQQHPQYTYVSPPLSLPTHHTGSYAGIAMTASNSQNHHSTNARREGSDSRHAISRPSPIERR; via the exons ATGAAGGAGATGGTTGGTGGGTGTTGTGTGTGCTCTGATGATCGGGGCTGGACAGAAAATCCATTAGTTTATTGCGACGGAGCAGGATGTACTGTTGCTGTTCACCAAG CTTGTTATGGCATTGTCGCCGTACCCTCAGGACCTTGGTTTTGCAGAAAGTGTGAGTCTCAGGAGAGGGCTGCAAGAGTG cAGAGATGTGAATTGTGTCCCAGCAAAGATGGTGCCCTTAAACGCACTGATAATACAGGTTGGGCGCATGTTGTATGTGCTCTGTACATACCAGAAGTGAGGTTTGGTAATGTTTCAACTATGGAACCGATAATTTTGAGCATGGTTCCCCCAGAAAGGTTTAACAAG AGCTGCTATATATGTGAAAATCAAGGACGAGAGTCAAAATCTAAAATCGGTGCTTGCATGAATTGCAATAAGCAAGGGTGCAAGCTCCATTTTCATGTGACATGTGCTCAGGCCATGGGCTTATTGTGTGAAGAGGCTGGCAACTATATGGACAATGTTAAGTACTGTGGGTACTGCCAACATCATTACTCTAAACTG AAAAAAGGCGCGAACCTGAAGACTATACCGGCATTTAAACCGTTACCACCGGTTGGGGCGTCCACCGATCCCGCTTTCTCAGAAAAATCCCTCCCGATTTCCAGTGGGTCAACGTGGACTGGACAACCGCCTTCTGTAACCAGTAATTGCAACGGGTCAAAGGAAAAACAGCGTAAAAAACCTGGCAGAAAATCTAGCACTCAAGTGTCTCCCAAG GCTGGCAATAGTCGTGATTCCGCATCATCCTCCGTAATCGTTGAGGGACCTAGTACAAGTGATGACTCTAAAATGAAACCCTCAAAAAGTGAAGTGATTCCTTTCGCTAACGTATTGGCTGGAGTAGGTTTAGTTCCCGGCCCGCGAGTGTCAATGACCGACCAAAATAACATTGGTTTAGAAAAGCACGAACCAAGTGAAATCgcgaaacaagaaaatgctCGCATTTCTGATAATATCAACTCGAGCGgagcgaaaaaaaatgacaagtACAATGAAAGCTCAAAACCTTCAGGCAGCATTATTTCTGGTAATGTCTCTGCTCCAGCAGAAACTCCTAGTATCAATATAAAACTGGATAAAAGTCGAGCGTCTCGTCGAAAGATTTCCATTCGTTCTACTAGCCCTACTAGCCAAGGGGGTAATGACACAGAATCAACCATGTCGAGTATGTCTGATCAAGGTCTCGCATCATCTGTTGAACAATTTGCGGCTAGTGAGCAGTGTGCCAAAGGACCCACAATTGTTAAAGTTGAGTCCCCTAGCATCCCTGAAACCCAACCGTCAACACTTCATAGTGTTATAGTTTCTAGTGCAACTGCAGCCCAGCAGGAAAGCACTCAAATGCAGTCATCACAATCGGTGCCTCAACGTGCTGTTTCACCTCTGGTTATTTCTGCGTGCTCGGGCAGTAGCAACCAAATTCCGTCTGATCAAGCAAAGTTAAATTATGGCGACATCTACCAAAATACCGAAAAGGAGCTAAGCAGACCAATCTCGTCTGCGACACCGGCCAAGAAACCTCGGAGAGGCCGTACACCCAAAGTTAGTGCTCCTGTAGTGCCCGAATCACCTCCAAGTAGCCCTGATTCCGCAGGAGTGGAACAACAGCCCAAACGGAGGAAAAAAGCGACGAAAAGTGTTCCTGTTGGCGTGCATAACGATGATCAACACAATTTTTCGGCAGCAATTAATCGAGCAGAGATTTTCCAGCCTTCTCATGTAAATCAACCTGCATCACAAACAACAGAAAGTGCTCTGCGAAGAGAAAGCCCATGCGTCAATCAAATGGCGAGAGAAAACGTTAACGTTAGTAAGGCACCGGAACATGTAGTTCTCCCTACTTTTCCCATTGCATCAACCCTACCGGTCGGTAATGCCGGAACGAAAGATCTCAGCCCTTACAAGGATATTGCGGGTTCCTCAATCGGCAAAGAAAACAGCCTCTACCTCCGGAATGGGATTACTGCACCTCACATGTTAGGCAATCAATTGAATCTTAATTCAAGTGTTGCTCAGAAGATGACGGACACCCTAGTTGCTGAAGTAGAAGCTCACAGTGTCACTGATCAGCCCTCACCACTCGGCAAAAATACCAACTTTGTAGGGGTGCCTTTCCCATTTCGAACTGTTTCACCGTCGTTAAAACCGAGCACACAATCAGGCAATAGCGTTCCAGCTTTTCCGCATAGTCTTGGAGAACTTCTGGAACGTCAGTGGGAGCAAGGAAGCCAATTTTTAATGGAACAGGCTCAGCATTTTGACA TTGCATCTTTGCTGTCGTGCCTGCATAATCTCAAGGAAGAAAACATGCGGCTGGAGGATCATGTTGCCAACCTGAATCGAAGAAGGGATCATTTATTGGCAGTGAATGCTAGGTTGTCTGTGCCACTTCAATCAAACCAAATGACGTATACAAGCAACGTGGGCACTACCCCCGATAGGTCCACACCAG GTACTGGTCATGCAGTCGGTCATGGATTGCGTTATTCACCACAAGATCGTGAGCGAAACAGTCGTGCAACGCCTTACTTGCCTCAGATGGATAATGGTATTGGGATAAGCGAACATTTACCAGCTTCCATAGGAAACGCGTTTTCTACTACGCACAGTAATCATAGAAGTCCCGCAAGCTCGAGTCATCTAAGCGATCGCGTCATACCCAGTCCTGTCATAGTTTCTTCTAG AATGAATCATGTTTACCATCCGGTTCCATCTGGCGGAGCTATAAGTCTTCCTTCCACCATGTCACCGGTTCAGGGATCATCCGGCTTCATGTCGGAAGGTCGAAATTTGACAGTTCTTCGTAGCCCTTCTTCCACGCCAGAAATGCGACCGGAAGTAGCACGAAGCACACCGTCTCAGCAACATCCACAATACACGTATGTATCGCCACCTCTTTCGTTACCCACACATCATACAGGATCTTACGCGGGCATTGCAATGACTGCTTCGAACTCGCAAAATCACCACAGCACGAATGCTAGACGCGAGGGTTCTGATTCCCGTCATGCTATAAGTCGACCGAGTCCCATCGAACGCCGATGA
- the LOC130687592 gene encoding protein AF-10-like isoform X2 has protein sequence MKEMVGGCCVCSDDRGWTENPLVYCDGAGCTVAVHQACYGIVAVPSGPWFCRKCESQERAARVRCELCPSKDGALKRTDNTGWAHVVCALYIPEVRFGNVSTMEPIILSMVPPERFNKSCYICENQGRESKSKIGACMNCNKQGCKLHFHVTCAQAMGLLCEEAGNYMDNVKYCGYCQHHYSKLKKGANLKTIPAFKPLPPVGASTDPAFSEKSLPISSGSTWTGQPPSVTSNCNGSKEKQRKKPGRKSSTQVSPKAGNSRDSASSSVIVEGPSTSDDSKMKPSKSEVIPFANVLAGVGLVPGPRVSMTDQNNIGLEKHEPSEIAKQENARISDNINSSGAKKNDKYNESSKPSGSIISGNVSAPAETPSINIKLDKSRASRRKISIRSTSPTSQGGNDTESTMSSMSDQGLASSVEQFAASEQCAKGPTIVKVESPSIPETQPSTLHSVIVSSATAAQQESTQMQSSQSVPQRAVSPLVISACSGSSNQIPSDQAKLNYGDIYQNTEKELSRPISSATPAKKPRRGRTPKVSAPVVPESPPSSPDSAGVEQQPKRRKKATKSVPVGVHNDDQHNFSAAINRAEIFQPSHVNQPASQTTESALRRESPCVNQMARENVNVSKAPEHVVLPTFPIASTLPVGNAGTKDLSPYKDIAGSSIGKENSLYLRNGITAPHMLGNQLNLNSSVAQKMTDTLVAEVEAHSVTDQPSPLGKNTNFVGVPFPFRTVSPSLKPSTQSGNSVPAFPHSLGELLERQWEQGSQFLMEQAQHFDIASLLSCLHNLKEENMRLEDHVANLNRRRDHLLAVNARLSVPLQSNQMTYTSNVGTTPDRSTPGTGHAVGHGLRYSPQDRERNSRATPYLPQMDNGIGISEHLPASIGNAFSTTHSNHRSPASSSHLSDRVIPSPVIVSSRMNHVYHPVPSGGAISLPSTMSPVQGSSGFMSEGRNLTVLRSPSSTPEMRPEVARSTPSQQHPQYTYVSPPLSLPTHHTGSYAGIAMTASNSQNHHSTNARREGSDSRHAISRPSPIERR, from the exons ATGAAGGAGATGGTTGGTGGGTGTTGTGTGTGCTCTGATGATCGGGGCTGGACAGAAAATCCATTAGTTTATTGCGACGGAGCAGGATGTACTGTTGCTGTTCACCAAG CTTGTTATGGCATTGTCGCCGTACCCTCAGGACCTTGGTTTTGCAGAAAGTGTGAGTCTCAGGAGAGGGCTGCAAGAGTG AGATGTGAATTGTGTCCCAGCAAAGATGGTGCCCTTAAACGCACTGATAATACAGGTTGGGCGCATGTTGTATGTGCTCTGTACATACCAGAAGTGAGGTTTGGTAATGTTTCAACTATGGAACCGATAATTTTGAGCATGGTTCCCCCAGAAAGGTTTAACAAG AGCTGCTATATATGTGAAAATCAAGGACGAGAGTCAAAATCTAAAATCGGTGCTTGCATGAATTGCAATAAGCAAGGGTGCAAGCTCCATTTTCATGTGACATGTGCTCAGGCCATGGGCTTATTGTGTGAAGAGGCTGGCAACTATATGGACAATGTTAAGTACTGTGGGTACTGCCAACATCATTACTCTAAACTG AAAAAAGGCGCGAACCTGAAGACTATACCGGCATTTAAACCGTTACCACCGGTTGGGGCGTCCACCGATCCCGCTTTCTCAGAAAAATCCCTCCCGATTTCCAGTGGGTCAACGTGGACTGGACAACCGCCTTCTGTAACCAGTAATTGCAACGGGTCAAAGGAAAAACAGCGTAAAAAACCTGGCAGAAAATCTAGCACTCAAGTGTCTCCCAAG GCTGGCAATAGTCGTGATTCCGCATCATCCTCCGTAATCGTTGAGGGACCTAGTACAAGTGATGACTCTAAAATGAAACCCTCAAAAAGTGAAGTGATTCCTTTCGCTAACGTATTGGCTGGAGTAGGTTTAGTTCCCGGCCCGCGAGTGTCAATGACCGACCAAAATAACATTGGTTTAGAAAAGCACGAACCAAGTGAAATCgcgaaacaagaaaatgctCGCATTTCTGATAATATCAACTCGAGCGgagcgaaaaaaaatgacaagtACAATGAAAGCTCAAAACCTTCAGGCAGCATTATTTCTGGTAATGTCTCTGCTCCAGCAGAAACTCCTAGTATCAATATAAAACTGGATAAAAGTCGAGCGTCTCGTCGAAAGATTTCCATTCGTTCTACTAGCCCTACTAGCCAAGGGGGTAATGACACAGAATCAACCATGTCGAGTATGTCTGATCAAGGTCTCGCATCATCTGTTGAACAATTTGCGGCTAGTGAGCAGTGTGCCAAAGGACCCACAATTGTTAAAGTTGAGTCCCCTAGCATCCCTGAAACCCAACCGTCAACACTTCATAGTGTTATAGTTTCTAGTGCAACTGCAGCCCAGCAGGAAAGCACTCAAATGCAGTCATCACAATCGGTGCCTCAACGTGCTGTTTCACCTCTGGTTATTTCTGCGTGCTCGGGCAGTAGCAACCAAATTCCGTCTGATCAAGCAAAGTTAAATTATGGCGACATCTACCAAAATACCGAAAAGGAGCTAAGCAGACCAATCTCGTCTGCGACACCGGCCAAGAAACCTCGGAGAGGCCGTACACCCAAAGTTAGTGCTCCTGTAGTGCCCGAATCACCTCCAAGTAGCCCTGATTCCGCAGGAGTGGAACAACAGCCCAAACGGAGGAAAAAAGCGACGAAAAGTGTTCCTGTTGGCGTGCATAACGATGATCAACACAATTTTTCGGCAGCAATTAATCGAGCAGAGATTTTCCAGCCTTCTCATGTAAATCAACCTGCATCACAAACAACAGAAAGTGCTCTGCGAAGAGAAAGCCCATGCGTCAATCAAATGGCGAGAGAAAACGTTAACGTTAGTAAGGCACCGGAACATGTAGTTCTCCCTACTTTTCCCATTGCATCAACCCTACCGGTCGGTAATGCCGGAACGAAAGATCTCAGCCCTTACAAGGATATTGCGGGTTCCTCAATCGGCAAAGAAAACAGCCTCTACCTCCGGAATGGGATTACTGCACCTCACATGTTAGGCAATCAATTGAATCTTAATTCAAGTGTTGCTCAGAAGATGACGGACACCCTAGTTGCTGAAGTAGAAGCTCACAGTGTCACTGATCAGCCCTCACCACTCGGCAAAAATACCAACTTTGTAGGGGTGCCTTTCCCATTTCGAACTGTTTCACCGTCGTTAAAACCGAGCACACAATCAGGCAATAGCGTTCCAGCTTTTCCGCATAGTCTTGGAGAACTTCTGGAACGTCAGTGGGAGCAAGGAAGCCAATTTTTAATGGAACAGGCTCAGCATTTTGACA TTGCATCTTTGCTGTCGTGCCTGCATAATCTCAAGGAAGAAAACATGCGGCTGGAGGATCATGTTGCCAACCTGAATCGAAGAAGGGATCATTTATTGGCAGTGAATGCTAGGTTGTCTGTGCCACTTCAATCAAACCAAATGACGTATACAAGCAACGTGGGCACTACCCCCGATAGGTCCACACCAG GTACTGGTCATGCAGTCGGTCATGGATTGCGTTATTCACCACAAGATCGTGAGCGAAACAGTCGTGCAACGCCTTACTTGCCTCAGATGGATAATGGTATTGGGATAAGCGAACATTTACCAGCTTCCATAGGAAACGCGTTTTCTACTACGCACAGTAATCATAGAAGTCCCGCAAGCTCGAGTCATCTAAGCGATCGCGTCATACCCAGTCCTGTCATAGTTTCTTCTAG AATGAATCATGTTTACCATCCGGTTCCATCTGGCGGAGCTATAAGTCTTCCTTCCACCATGTCACCGGTTCAGGGATCATCCGGCTTCATGTCGGAAGGTCGAAATTTGACAGTTCTTCGTAGCCCTTCTTCCACGCCAGAAATGCGACCGGAAGTAGCACGAAGCACACCGTCTCAGCAACATCCACAATACACGTATGTATCGCCACCTCTTTCGTTACCCACACATCATACAGGATCTTACGCGGGCATTGCAATGACTGCTTCGAACTCGCAAAATCACCACAGCACGAATGCTAGACGCGAGGGTTCTGATTCCCGTCATGCTATAAGTCGACCGAGTCCCATCGAACGCCGATGA
- the LOC130686888 gene encoding probable chitinase 10 produces the protein MKQLWKAVFLMAMVHQVISLAITKAAEKKKMVCYYGSWAVYRPGNGKFDVENIDPFLCTHIVYGFAGLESDNTIKVLDPYNDLKENWGKGAYLRFTGLKKQNPDLKALIAIGGWNEGSEKYSQMAADPTKRTAFVNSVVKFLITYGFDGFDFDWEYPSNRGGSITDKINFVHVLRELKAAFLPYGFLLTAAVSQGKSTIDSAYDIPAVSSVLDQIHVMAYDYHGAWETFTGLNAPLYANPTVESGSNLLLNVNWTVNYWISNGAPPSKIILGMGLYGRGFTLASSTQNGFYANAPQPIQAGPYTRESGTWGYNEICEKFKADPSWTVVRDPYYQAPYAYRSNQWIGYDDQQSLKLKTEYAMSMNLGGAMVWSIETDDFRGLCHNVPFVLIKTITESMNWPTTNTTSSTSGPVTTPAPTTAPPVTTPVSTTAPPVTTKTPTTSAPVTTPPTAAPITTVPAATTTLCGNPTTTASAYTTVPPIRTTAGTPPPNTLCKSEGLNPDPYDCGIFYTCLDNGLGGWTIYTQRCATGTAFSDDLNTCTYPNQVPGCETYTGCRAFHNTDYREFRKSEFVLKMKLPIAVLVLISLLNLSASISVRSKVEKKKMVCYYGSWAVYRPGAGKFDVEDLDPFICTHIIYGFAGLGYDNTIISLDPYNDLPENWGKGAMVRFTGLKNQNPELKAILAIGGWNEGSEKYSKMVSSPAERAKFTNSVVDFLLKYNFDGLDFDWEYPANRGGVSADKENFIYMIEELKTAFAPHGLLLTAAVSAGKTTIDTAYDVPAMSRILDHIHIMAYDFHGAWEDFTGHNSPLYSNPGIDNGDFATLNQDYAVNYWLEKGADPTKLVLGMGLYGRGFILSDPANNGYYASANQPISAGPYTREPGIWGYNEICEKFATEPGTWTVVVDPFYMSPHTYKGNQWMGYDDQDSLKAKAQYTASKGLGGAMVWSVETDDFHGTCHGTPFILIKTIYETLNGPIVYPTPPTGEPTQSTVSGPAPTGEFTTGGYSTTKDPRPTTVTPPPSQTCQSEGYFPDPNDCGKYYLCVPSGGEWVIYYYECGAGTVFDPSTNNCNFPYNVPGCENYPGQRDVQH, from the exons ATGAAGCAACTATGGAAAGCCGTGTTTTTGATGGCTATGGTCCATCAAGTCATATCACTTGCGATAACGAAAG ccgctgaaaagaagaaaatggtgtGTTACTATGGTAGCTGGGCTGTATATCGACCAGGAAATGGCAAGTTCGATGTCGAGAACATCGATCCGTTTCTCTGTACCCACATAGTCTACGGCTTTGCTGGTTTAGAATCGGATAATACTATCAAGGTTCTAGATCCGTACAACGACCTTAAAGAAAACTGGGGCAAAGGGGCATATCTTCGATTTACTGGGTTGAAGAAGCAGAATCCTGATCTCAAGGCACTTATTGCAATTGGCG GATGGAACGAAGGGTCTGAAAAATATTCGCAG ATGGCAGCCGATCCGACCAAACGAACAGCTTTTGTGAATTCGGTTGTCAAATTCCTTATAACTTATGGTTTTGATGGTTTCGATTTCGATTGGGAATACCCATCAAACAGAGGCGGCAGCATAACAGACAAG ATTAACTTTGTCCACGTTCTTCGAGAACTGAAAGCGGCGTTCCTTCCATACGGCTTTCTCCTTACCGCAGCCGTGTCCCAAGGCAAATCAACAATTGATTCG GCATATGACATCCCCGCTGTTTCAAg CGTTTTGGACCAAATTCATGTGATGGCATATGATTATCACGGCGCCTGGGAAACTTTTACTGGG CTCAATGCGCCACTTTATGCTAACCCGACAGTCGAATCCGGAAGCAATTTACTCTTGAACGTG AACTGGACCGTCAACTATTGGATCTCCAATGGTGCTCCACCTTCCAAAATCATTTTGGGCATGGGTCTTTATGGCCGTGGATTTACGTTGGCCTCATCCACACAAAACGGCTTCTACGCTAACGCTCCCCAACCTATCCAAGCTGGACCGTATACCCGAGAAAGTGGAACATGGGGTTACAACGAG ATTTGCGAGAAGTTTAAGGCCGATCCATCTTGGACTGTCGTCCGTGATCCTTATTACCAAGCACCGTACGCTTACAGATCAAACCAATGGATTGGCTATGACGATCAACAATCACTTAAGCTTAAA ACAGAGTACGCCATGTCAATGAATTTGGGTGGAGCTATGGTGTGGTCGATTGAAACGGACGACTTTAGAGGCCTTTGTCATAACGTGCCTTTTGTACTTATTAAAACAATCACTGAATCTATGAATTGGCCGACAACGAACACGACAAGTAGTACTTCTGGTCCTGTAACAACTCCAGCTCCTACAACTGCCCCACCAGTTACGACACCAGTCTCTACAACTGCCCCACCGGTTACAACAAAAACCCCCACCACGTCAGCTCCGGTCACAACCCCTCCGACTGCGGCCCCTATTACTACTGTTCCTGCTGCAACTACCACCCTTTGCGGAAACCCTACCACG ACTGCATCTGCGTATACCACTGTACCACCGATAAGGACGACAGCTGGAACACCTCCTCCGAATACGCTTTGCAAATCGGAAGGTCTTAATCCTGATCCATACGACTGTGGAATTTTCTATACATGCCTTGATAATGGCCTGGGTGGCTGGACGATTTACACGCAAAGATGTGCAACTGGAACGGCGTTCAGTGACGATCTTAACACCTGTACCTATCCCAAtcaggtacctggctgtgaaACATACACCGGTT GCAGAGCTTTTCATAATACG GATTATCGAGAGTTCCGGAAGAGTGAATTCGtcttaaaaatgaaactgCCAATTGCGGTTTTGGTGCTTAtatccttgttaaatttatcTGCTTCCATATCCGTGAGATCGAAAG ttgaaaagaagaagatggtcTGTTACTACGGAAGCTGGGCTGTTTACCGCCCGGGAGCAGGGAAATTTGATGTCGAAGATTTGGATCCATTTATTTGCACTCACATCATTTATGGATTCGCTGGACTTGGGTATGATAACACAATTATTTCGCTCGATCCTTACAACGACTTGCCCGAAAACTGGGGAAAAGGCGCTATGGTTCGTTTTACCGGGCTCAAAAACCAAAATCCTGAACTGAAAGCTATTCTGGCAATTGGAGGATGGAACGAAGGATCGGAAAAGTACTCCAAG ATGGTATCTAGTCCAGCTGAGAGAGCCAAATTTACAAACTCAGTGGTCGACTTTCTCCTCAAGTACAACTTTGATGGTTTAGACTTTGATTGGGAGTACCCAGCTAATCGTGGTGGAGTTTCAGCCGATAAG gaaaattttatttacatgATTGAAGAGTTGAAAACTGCATTTGCTCCACACGGGCTATTACTGACCGCTGCAGTTTCGGCCGGAAAAACAACTATTG ataCTGCATATGATGTACCAGCGATGTCCAG AATTCTGGATCACATTCATATAATGGCGTATGATTTTCACGGTGCGTGGGAGGATTTTACCGGTCATAACTCACCG CTCTACAGCAACCCAGGCATCGATAACGGAGATTTTGCCACCTTGAACCAG GATTATGCCGTCAACTATTGGCTCGAAAAAGGAGCTGACCCTACGAAACTTGTTCTAGGCATGGGTCTATACGGGCGAGGATTTATTTTGAGCGATCCAGCCAACAACGGGTATTACGCCAGCGCAAATCAACCCATTTCTGCAGGACC ATACACGAGGGAGCCTGGAATATGGGGCTATAATGAG ATTTGTGAGAAATTTGCGACCGAACCAGGCACCTGGACTGTAGTCGTTGATCCCTTTTACATGTCTCCCCATACTTACAAAGGAAACCAATGGATGGGCTACGATGACCAAGATTCTCTTAAAGCCAAA GCCCAATATACTGCTTCCAAAGGATTGGGAGGAGCTATGGTTTGGTCCGTGGAAACAGACGATTTCCATGGCACTTGTCACGGAACACCTTTTATATTGATAAAAACCATTTACGAGACTCTGAATGGGCCTATCGTGTATCCGACTCCGCCGACTGGTGAGCCAACACAATCCACCGTTAGTGGTCCGGCACCTACCGGAGAGTTTACCACCGGGGGATATTCAACCACTAAA GATCCCCGTCCGACGACTGTTACTCCTCCTCCAAGTCAAACGTGCCAATCAGAAGGCTACTTTCCTGACCCGAACGATTGTGGAAAATATTATCTTTGTGTACCAAGCGGAGGCGAATGGGTCATTTACTATTACGAATGCGGAGCAGGAACTGTTTTCGATCCCTCAACTAATAATTGCAATTTCCCTTACAACGTTCCTGGATGCGAGAACTATCCCGGACAACGCGATGTGCAACATTAG